The genomic segment CCAGCAATCGCCAGCTCTATTTTTGTTACGCCGAGCCGGGCGAATCCGGCAACAGCACCGCCATGGCGCGTGCCACACTCAGCCCGGACAACACTCGCCTGCTGGACCTGAAGGTCTTGTTCAGCCAGAAACCCAAGTTCAGCAGCAGCGCGCACTTCGGGTGCCGCATCACCGAGGGACAGCGCGATGGCAAACCCGACGGCATCCTGTACCTGGCCCTCGGCGAACGCTTCAGCAAAAAAGACGACGCCCAGACCCTGAACAACCACCATGGCAAGGTGATTCGCATCCGCAAAGACGGCACCGTGCCTGCAGACAACCCTTTTGCCACCACCGCTGCGCGCGCCAACGGAGCACTGCCTGAAATCTGGAGCCTGGGCCACCGCAATCCCCAAGGCATGGTGCAAGCACCCGATGGCACCTTGTGGGAACTCGAGCATGGCCCCCAGGGCGGCGACGAAATCAACAAAGTCCAACGCGGGCGCAACTACGGCTGGCCCCTGATTACCTATGGCGAAAACTATGGGGGCGGAAAAATCGGCGCTGGCATCACCACACAGCCCGGGCTGGAGCAACCGGAGCATTACTGGACACCGTCCATCGCCCCCTCTGGCATGACCTTTGTGAGTAGCCAGCGCTACGGCCCCGGTTGGCACGGTAGCCTGGTGGTCGGCTCCCTTAAATTCGGCTACTTGGCCCGACTCGAACTCAGCGAGCCCTTTGGCGGCCGGGTGGTGCGCGAAACAGCCTATTTGCAAGACCTGAAAGAACGGGTACGCGATGTGCGCCAAGGCCCTGACGGCTGGCTCTATCTGCTGACCGACGCCTCGCGCGGGCGCTTGCTGCGAGTCCTGCCGCGCTAAGCCACTGCGGCAAGCCTGGCACCTTCACCGGCTTGTCATCTGGTGTGGTTGTAATGCGGCCTTCGTTGGAGAAGGACCATGCAACTACTCAAAACCGACAAAGCGCGGACAGAATTGCAAATCGGGAATCGCACGCTCGGACAGCGTGAACGGGCGATGTTGATCCTCGCGGACGGCCGCAATACGGTCGAAACCATCAACCACCTGTTCCACGGCGATGCGATGCGCCTGGCCACCCACCTGATGCAAAGTGGCTATCTGGTGCCGCAGGATGAACCTGCATCAGCAGTCAGAGCGCCTCGCGCCACCCCCAAAAGCGCGCCTGCACCGGCGCCTGCTCCACACCCAGTCGCACCGCAGGTGCTGACCGAGGTTGTCACGGCCCCATCGTCTGCGGATAGTTTCGAGGGCAAGCGGTCGCTAGCCACCACGCGGATGTTCTTGTTCGACATCTGTGAACGCATGTTTGTGCGGCGTGACCCTGCACGTGTCGAAGCATTCCGCGAGGCGCTCCGAAACGCCAAGGACCGAGACACCATGCTCGCTGCCGCACGCGACATGATCAACGCGGTAGAAGAAATAGCAGGCCACGAACGGGCGGATTCCATCAGCGAACGCATCGCGATGTTGTTGCCCCCTGAAGGCTGACCCCTGGGGCGCTCACGCCCGCCTGCTTAGCTCCCCAGCTGTGCCCAGGCCTTGTCCAGGCGCTTCACACTCACCGGTTGGGGCGTGCGTAGCTCCTGGGCAAAGAAGCTGACCCGCAACTCTTCGAGCAACCAACGGAACTCTTGCATCCGCTCGTCCTGCACGCCTTTGCGTTCCGCCACCAAGCGCCAGTAGCGCTGCTCCTGCGGGCGCAATTCGGTCAACCGTGCGGTATCGCGGGCCGGATCGGCACGGTATTTCTCAAGGCGCAGGGTGATGGCCTTGAGGTAGCGTGCCAGATGTTGTAGGCGGTCCCACGGCGTGGCCTGCAAAAACCGCTTGGGGATAAGGCGGGTGATTTGCTGGGCCGCATCTGCCACCGCATCCGGGGCGTTTTTGGTGTCTTTGATTTTACGGGCGGCCGTTGCGTATTCCTGTAGCACCGTCCCCGCCAAGCGGGCCACTTCGTTGGCAATCAGGGTGAGGCGCCCCCGGCCTTCGTCGATCCGGCGCTTGAAAGCGAACTCATCGGTCGGCAAGGGGTCGAGCAAAAATGCGCGGTCCAGGGCCACGGCAATGATTTGTTCGCGCAACTCTTCTACGGTGCCGCCGGTGGCAGATTTGCCGCCCTCCAAGGTGCCGACCTGCATGAAGGCCACCGCCATTTTTTGCAGGTCGGGGATGTTTTTCTCGAGGTATTTGAGAGCGTCTTTGATTTGCAACGCAAAGAGGCGTCGCAAACCGGCACGGTGTTTGGCGGCGGCCACTTCGGGTTCGTCGAACACTTCCACGGTCACCGCTTCGCCTGCGTCGATGAGTGCAGGGAAGCCGATGAGTGTCTGGCCGCCTTTGCGGATTTCCAGCAGCTCGGGCAGCTCGCCGAAGGTCCAGGCGGTGAAGCGGCCGTCGAGGATGCTGGGGGCAGCTTTCTTGGATGGATTGCCATTTGCTACGTTTTTTGTAGCTTGTAGCGCAGAGCTGGCGTGCGCTGGGCGCTGATTTGACCGGGCGCTCTGCTCCGTGTCCCCCGCCCGCTTTGCGGGCTCCTCCTTGACCTGCGCAGAACGCCCGGTCAAACCAGCTCCTGGCGATGAGCTACTTTCTTGACTTGCCGACTGGTTTTGGGCCAGCTTTAAGCTGGCCAGTGCTTGGAATGCGCCGCGGGCTTGGCTGCCTAGCTCCGCCTTCAACGCACCCAGGTTGCGTCCATGGCCGAGTTGGCGGCCATGTTCGTCCACTACGCGGAAGTTCATGAAGAAGTGCGGGCTGAGCATGTCGACTTTGATGTCGGCTTTGACAATGTCCAGCGAGGTTGCGTCTCGCACCAGCTTGAGCACGGCTTCCACCAGCCCGCCGGTGCCGAATTTTTCGGGGGCGTTCAAGGCTTCGGCGAACTTGGCGGCGGTGTCGGGCAGCGGCACCAGGCGACTGCGCGGCCGCTGGTGCAGGGTTTTGAGCAAGGCCTGCACTTTGTCCTTGAGCATGCCGGGCACCAGCCATTCGCAGCGCTCATCATTCACCTGGTTCAGCACAAACAGGGGCACGGT from the Rhodoferax potami genome contains:
- a CDS encoding PQQ-dependent sugar dehydrogenase, with translation MACTVTVMRLLRKAALCLAASAGLWAGLAAAQTESLRTETVATGLEHPWALAFLPEGGFLVTERPGRLRVVSAKGQVSPPVGGLPAIDARGQGGLLDLVLDSAFASNRQLYFCYAEPGESGNSTAMARATLSPDNTRLLDLKVLFSQKPKFSSSAHFGCRITEGQRDGKPDGILYLALGERFSKKDDAQTLNNHHGKVIRIRKDGTVPADNPFATTAARANGALPEIWSLGHRNPQGMVQAPDGTLWELEHGPQGGDEINKVQRGRNYGWPLITYGENYGGGKIGAGITTQPGLEQPEHYWTPSIAPSGMTFVSSQRYGPGWHGSLVVGSLKFGYLARLELSEPFGGRVVRETAYLQDLKERVRDVRQGPDGWLYLLTDASRGRLLRVLPR